A genomic stretch from Puntigrus tetrazona isolate hp1 chromosome 6, ASM1883169v1, whole genome shotgun sequence includes:
- the als2b gene encoding alsin isoform X1, which yields MEKQISCGEEDGSGERGLLHTWRGYSYSTTPERVLLPRPVLQAALGARHGVLLVEGGQVYSFGELPWKQNQTSSVVTEPILEAVLNEQRVVFVAAGSAHSGVVTEDGGVHMWGENAHGQCGLSGLSVIPNPTPVCVLDSEATPPQAVKILEVACGDQHTLALSAEYEVWAWGSGCQLGLNTSTFPVWKPQKVKHLAGRHVLQVACGAAHSLVLVRCLPPPQEPRKQDKCGQCNQLLYTMTDKEDHVIISDGHHCPLGVELDSGEAKSALEGSPDQSSKGKQGKSSPTEPGPSMLAQISKLPTSSTSPEIERTPASEPQNQVPASGQEPVEPAVENSAEPEAPAANGEVCVEASETSTLELDSCRAIGGKSSPYPDEQAVKAYLKRLSDHALAEHTTKTPSTLHSAQLSSDHADCFTSDPLIPVAQSVTPMGSALNNLVVSCASAVGERVVSTYEALSLRKVIGYWVPGEGRERVEERLRQEEPMQGKKSSSLGDIREEEAELCRRLSLPGLLSQGTHALLLLHPVYRLHIAEFEVKESASSATTEVSPRLLRRTSRPRARAVPLAPGGIPEADAHLPSLQTEVWSWGRGPEGQLGHGDLLSRPQPACVKSLNGKEVLRVAAGAHHSLALTAQSQVFSWGCNTSGQLGHMESPTTLPHLTKLSDGIRVWDIGAGQQHTLLLADGDCIQPILYYSGQQVKGVMEKTEEEEQTGEYTQQPVLLPFCMNLGYVSSVCAGGQTCAALTDRNVMGFIASLHELAAAERKYYCKLSNINSLLLQPLLKLDSLSAGLGQSSAGLLQNLIGRLGRLSQLTGQNSASLTSFLRRSRDVRGLVILDDAHLFLDTYSEYCSAVGDLLVMGGFQVLVKPCHDVFGKGAEVVQKLSECPEEGLPLADVLAHLFYLPIKHLHEYARLLLKLATCYEVSSVDYQKLQDACSKYESMALHLKRRRKEAEYTLHFWKSFPGKMTDSLRKPSRRLICESSNKALTLQNAGRFSVNWFILFNDALVHAQGMVPYKSLFSTHHVFPLATLWVEPISEENTGLYGLKVTSPEESFTLLASSPAEKAKWLRSINQAVEQALSGLGHDGIPPSTGVTQRADPPISRTASYTFYKDSRLKEATYEGRWVSGKPHGRGVVKWPDGRMYTGTFKNGLEDGFGDYVVPNKNLNSCDHYQGQWKDGKMHGFGTFRYASGEIYEGSFQDNMRHGHGMLRSGKLNSTSPSVFIGQWQYDKKSGYGVFDDITRGEKYMGMWLDDQRQGNGVVVTQFGLYYEGAFNNNKMMGMGVLLSEDDTTFEGEFSEDWTLNGKGVLTMPNGDYIEGSFSGIWGTGLKMSGSYYKPSLYDSDKEKAHALKLGRLAVHSEEKWKAVFLECWNRLGCDSPGQGQTTAAWDNIAIALTANRRQQRDSPELLSRSHHKTLESLEFIPQHVGPVTLEVYHTIRRYLVKACDTPLHPLGRLVETLVSVYRMTFVGVGANRRLLPQAVNEIKSYLSRIFQLVRFLFPDLPEEGGSLADPPKEKSGSDTAGKPLESPKPGCVVSSSALLLPVLLPRLYPPLFTLYALEKEKEDDVYWECVLRLNKQPDLALLAFLGVQQKFWPVTVTVHGEKQQVLSSTKDACFASAVETLQQISTTFTPSDKLQVIQLTFEEITQEVLALLKQDFLWSMDDLFPVFLFVVLRARIRNLGSEVSLIEDLMDPCVQHGEHGIMFTTLKACYYQIQHEKIT from the exons ATGGAGAAGCAGATAAG TTGTGGTGAGGAGGACGGCTCTGGAGAGAGAGGCCTTCTCCACACCTGGAGGGGATATTCTTACAGCACCACACCAGAGAGGGTGCTGCTTCCCCGGCCCGTGCTCCAGGCTGCCCTGGGAGCCAGACACGGTGTTCTTCTAGTAGAgg gAGGACAAGTCTACAGTTTTGGCGAGCTCCCCTGGAAACAGAACCAAACATCATCAGTAGTGACCGAGCCCATTTTGGAGGCTGTTCTTAACGAACAACGCGTTGTTTTTGTGGCTGCTGGCTCCGCCCACAGTGGAGTTGTGACAGAAGATGGAGGAGTGCACATGTGGGGAGAAAATGCTCATGGCCAGTGTGGCCTATCAGGACTTTCTGTCATACCTAACCCCAcccctgtgtgtgtgcttgactCGGAGGCCACACCCCCTCAGGCGGTGAAGATCCTGGAGGTGGCGTGTGGGGATCAGCACACTCTGGCTCTTTCAGCCGAGTATGAAGTTTGGGCGTGGGGAAGTGGGTGCCAGCTGGGCCTGAACACTTCAACGTTTCCTGTTTGGAAGCCCCAGAAGGTTAAGCACCTTGCTGGAAGGCACGTGTTGCAGGTGGCCTGTGGTGCTGCTCACAGCCTGGTTCTGGTGCGCTGTCTTCCCCCTCCACAAGAGCCTCGGAAACAAGACAAATGCGGTCAGTGCAATCAGCTGCTGTACACTATGACAGACAAAGAAGACCATGTTATTATCTCTGACGGCCATCACTGTCCACTAGGTGTTGAGCTGGACAGCGGTGAGGCCAAGTCTGCATTAGAGGGCAGCCCAGATCAGAGCTCAAAGGGTAAGCAAGGCAAGAGCTCTCCTACAGAACCTGGCCCATCTATGCTAGCTCAGATCTCAAAATTACCCACCTCCAGCACCAGCCCTGAAATTGAAAGAACACCTGCCTCTGAACCCCAAAATCAGGTTCCAGCATCAGGCCAAGAACCTGTAGAACCAGCCGTAGAAAACTCGGCAGAGCCTGAAGCTCCAGCTGCAAATGGAGAGGTTTGTGTCGAGGCCTCAGAGACCAGCACCCTTGAGCTGGACAGCTGTAGAGCAATTGGGGGGAAGTCCTCCCCATATCCTGATGAGCAGGCAGTGAAGGCCTACCTTAAGAGACTTTCTGATCATGCCCTGGCAGAACACACCACCAAGACTCCCAGCACGCTTCATTCTGCTCAG CTCTCCAGTGACCATGCTGATTGTTTCACCTCTGACCCCTTGATCCCGGTCGCCCAGTCTGTGACTCCAATGGGCTCCGCGTTAAACAACTTGGTGGTGTCCTGTGCCTCTGCAGTGGGGGAACGTGTAGTGTCCACATATGAAGCTCTCTCTCTGAGAAAAGTGATTGGTTACTGG GTTCCGGGAGAGGGCCGTGAGCGAGTAGAGGAGAGACTCCGTCAGGAGGAGCCCATGCAGGGGAAGAAAAGCTCCAGCCTGGGGGACATCCGCGAGGAGGAGGCGGAGCTCTGCCGTCGCCTGTCCCTGCCTGGCCTCCTCTCTCAGGGTACACACGCTCTTCTTCTCTTACACCCAGTGTACCGTCTCC ATATTGCAGAGTTTGAGGTGAAGGAGTCTGCATCCAGCGCAACAACTGAAG TGTCTCCTCGTCTCTTGCGGCGAACGAGCCGCCCCCGTGCACGGGCCGTCCCGCTCGCTCCAGGAGGTATTCCTGAAGCCGATGCCCACCTGCCTTCTTTGCAGACAGAAGTTTGGAGCTGGGGCCGTGGCCCCGAAGGACAGCTCGGACATGGAGACCTCCTTTCCAG GCCGCAGCCTGCTTGTGTGAAGAGTCTGAATGGTAAAGAGGTGCTGAGAGTCGCTGCGGGTGCTCATCACTCTCTCGCTCTGACCGCCCAATCACAG gtgTTCTCCTGGGGCTGTAACACTTCTGGACAGCTGGGACACATGGAATCCCCCACCACCCTTCCTCACTTAACCAAG CTGTCAGATGGGATTCGTGTATGGGACATCGGGGCGGGGCAACAACACACTCTCTTATTGGCTGATGGAGATTGTATCCAGCCAATCCTGTACTACAGTGGCCAGCAGGTGAAAGGAGTGATGGAGAAAacggaggaagaggagcagacAGGAGAGTACACACAGCAACCGGTGCTGCTGCCTTTTTGTATGAAT TTGGGCTATGTAAGCAGTGTGTGCGCAGGAGGACAGACTTGCGCGGCGCTGACGGATCGTAATGTAATGGGTTTTATTGCCAGTCTGCATGAGCTGGCGGCCGCAGAGAGGAAATATTACTGCAAACTGAGCAATATCAATAGTCTTCTGCTCCAGCCGCTGCTCAAACTGG ATTCCCTAAGCGCCGGCCTCGGTCAGTCCTCTGCGGGACTTCTGCAGAATCTGATTGGACGATTGGGCCGGCTGTCTCAGCTCACGGGTCAAAACTCAGCCTCTCTAACCTCCTTCCTGCGGCGTTCACGAGATGTTCGGGGTCTTGTTATTCTTGATGATGCACATCTGTTTCTGGACACATATTCAGA GTACTGTTCTGCAGTTGGTGATCTCTTAGTCATGGGGGGATTTCAAGTCCTTGTCAAACCTTGTCA CGACGTGTTTGGCAAAGGGGCAGAGGTTGTTCAGAAGTTGTCTGAATGTCCTGAAGAAGGTTTGCCGTTAGCAGATGTTCTGGCTCATCTCTTTTATCTGCCCATAAAACACCTGCATGAGTATGCACGACTGCTGCTCAAACTGGCTACCTGCTACGAGGTG AGTTCTGTGGATTATCAGAAGCTGCAAGACGCCTGCTCAAAATACGAATCCATGGCTCTTCAcctgaagaggaggaggaaggaagCCGAGTACACGCTCCACTTCTGGAAGAGCTTTCCTGGAAAGATGACC GACTCTCTTCGTAAACCGTCTCGTCGTCTGATCTGTGAGAGCAGTAATAAGGCTTTGACTCTTCAGAACGCCGGCCGTTTTTCTGTCAACTGGTTCATCCTTTTCAACGACGCCCTGGTTCACGCACAG GGCATGGTCCCCTATAAGAGTCTT TTTTCCACTCATCACGTCTTCCCATTGGCTACATTGTGGGTGGAGCCTATTTCTGAGGAGAACACAGGCCT GTATGGTTTAAAAGTGACTTCACCTGAAGAGAGTTTCACTCTACTGGCTTCGTCCCCAGCTGAGAAG GCAAAGTGGCTGCGTTCTATAAACCAAGCTGTGGAGCAGGCACTTAGCGGACTGGGGCATGATGGGATACCTCCTTCTACAGGAGTAACGCAAAGAGCAGATCCGCCCATTTCAAGGACGGCATCGTACACATTCTATAAAGACAGTCGGCTGAAGGAGGCCACGTATGAGGGCCGCTGGGTCTCAGGGAAACCTCATGGCCG GGGTGTGGTCAAGTGGCCCGATGGACGAATGTATACAGGGACATTCAAGAACGGCCTTGAAGATGG ATTTGGAGATTATGTTGTACCTAACAAGAACCTGAACAGCTGTGATCATTACCAAGGGCAGTGGAAGGACGGCAAGATGCACGGCTTTGGaacattcag aTATGCCTCTGGTGAAATATATGAGGGCTCGTTTCAAGACAACATGCGTCATGGACACGGGATGCTGCGCAGCGGGAAGCTGAACTCCACCTCCCCCAGTGTCTTCATCGGCCAGTGGCAGTATGACAAAAAATCTGGCTATGGAGTTTTTGATGATATCACAAG AGGGGAGAAGTACATGGGCATGTGGCTGGACGATCAGCGGCAGGGGAACGGAGTTGTTGTTACACAGTTCGGCCTGTACTATGAAGGCgctttcaacaacaacaaaatgatg GGAATGGGGGTGCTACTCTCTGAAGACGACACTACGTTTGAAGGGGAGTTTTCAGAGGACTGGACCCTAAATGGAAAG GGCGTGTTGACCATGCCGAACGGAGACTACATTGAGGGCTCTTTTAGTGGGATTTGGGGAACCGGTCTAAAGATGTCAGGTTCCTACTATAAACCCAGCCTCTACGACTCTGACAAGGAGAAGGCTCATGCACT TAAGCTGGGCAGGTTAGCCGTTCACTCCGAAGAGAAGTGGAAGGCTGTGTTTTTGGAGTGCTGGAACAGGCTTGGTTGTGATTCTCCAGGACAGGGACAAACCACTGCAGCATGGGATAACATAGCCATAGCGCTCACTGCTAACAGGAGACAGCAGAGAGACAG tcCAGAGTTGCTGAGTCGCTCTCATCACAAAACGCTGGAGAGTCTCGAGTTTATTCCTCAGCATGTTGGTCCTGTGACGTTAGAAGTCTATCACACAATCCGTCGGTACCTTGTCAAG GCATGTGATACCCCACTGCATCCTCTGGGTCGGCTGGTGGAGACATTGGTTTCGGTGTACCGTATGACGTTTGTTGGAGTTGGGGCCAATCGCAGATTACTGCCTCAGGCTGTCAATGAGATCAAGTCCTATCTCAGCCGCATCTTCCAGCTTGTCCG atTCCTCTTTCCTGATCTGCCAGAGGAAGGAGGTTCACTGGCAGACCCTCCAAAAGAGAAAAGCGGCTCAGACACTGCTGGGAAGCCGCTGGAGTCTCCTAAACCTGG gtgtGTGGTCAGCAGCTCTGCTCTCCTCCTGCCGGTGCTGCTGCCCCGTCTCTATCCTCCTCTCTTTACTCTTTATGCTctagagaaagagaaggaggaTGATGTGTACTGGGAGTGTGTGCTCCGACTCAACAAACAGCCAGACCTGGCGCTGCTCGCCTTCCTCGGGGTGCAACA GAAATTCTGGCCTGTGACTGTTACAGTACATGGGGAAAAACAACAG GTTCTCTCAAGCACTAAGGATGCGTGTTTTGCTTCGGCAGTTGAGACTTTACAGCAAATAAG CACAACTTTCACCCCCTCAGACAAGCTTCAAGTCATCCAGCTGACCTTCGAGGAGATTACCCAGGAAGTACTTGCACTTCTGAAACAGGATTTCTTGTGGTCTATGGATGACCTGTTTCCTGTCTTCCTCTTTGTTGTTCTGCGTGCACG GATAAGGAAtctggggtcagaggtcagcctcaTTGAGGACCTAATGGATCCATGTGTACAACATGGAGAGCATGGCATCATGTTCACCACACTCAAG GCATGCTACTATCAAATCCAGCATGAGAAGATCACGTAA
- the als2b gene encoding alsin isoform X5: MEKQISCGEEDGSGERGLLHTWRGYSYSTTPERVLLPRPVLQAALGARHGVLLVEGGQVYSFGELPWKQNQTSSVVTEPILEAVLNEQRVVFVAAGSAHSGVVTEDGGVHMWGENAHGQCGLSGLSVIPNPTPVCVLDSEATPPQAVKILEVACGDQHTLALSAEYEVWAWGSGCQLGLNTSTFPVWKPQKVKHLAGRHVLQVACGAAHSLVLVRCLPPPQEPRKQDKCGVELDSGEAKSALEGSPDQSSKGKQGKSSPTEPGPSMLAQISKLPTSSTSPEIERTPASEPQNQVPASGQEPVEPAVENSAEPEAPAANGEVCVEASETSTLELDSCRAIGGKSSPYPDEQAVKAYLKRLSDHALAEHTTKTPSTLHSAQLSSDHADCFTSDPLIPVAQSVTPMGSALNNLVVSCASAVGERVVSTYEALSLRKVIGYWVPGEGRERVEERLRQEEPMQGKKSSSLGDIREEEAELCRRLSLPGLLSQGTHALLLLHPVYRLHIAEFEVKESASSATTEVSPRLLRRTSRPRARAVPLAPGGIPEADAHLPSLQTEVWSWGRGPEGQLGHGDLLSRPQPACVKSLNGKEVLRVAAGAHHSLALTAQSQVFSWGCNTSGQLGHMESPTTLPHLTKLSDGIRVWDIGAGQQHTLLLADGDCIQPILYYSGQQVKGVMEKTEEEEQTGEYTQQPVLLPFCMNLGYVSSVCAGGQTCAALTDRNVMGFIASLHELAAAERKYYCKLSNINSLLLQPLLKLDSLSAGLGQSSAGLLQNLIGRLGRLSQLTGQNSASLTSFLRRSRDVRGLVILDDAHLFLDTYSEYCSAVGDLLVMGGFQVLVKPCHDVFGKGAEVVQKLSECPEEGLPLADVLAHLFYLPIKHLHEYARLLLKLATCYEVSSVDYQKLQDACSKYESMALHLKRRRKEAEYTLHFWKSFPGKMTDSLRKPSRRLICESSNKALTLQNAGRFSVNWFILFNDALVHAQGMVPYKSLFSTHHVFPLATLWVEPISEENTGLYGLKVTSPEESFTLLASSPAEKAKWLRSINQAVEQALSGLGHDGIPPSTGVTQRADPPISRTASYTFYKDSRLKEATYEGRWVSGKPHGRGVVKWPDGRMYTGTFKNGLEDGFGDYVVPNKNLNSCDHYQGQWKDGKMHGFGTFRYASGEIYEGSFQDNMRHGHGMLRSGKLNSTSPSVFIGQWQYDKKSGYGVFDDITRGEKYMGMWLDDQRQGNGVVVTQFGLYYEGAFNNNKMMGMGVLLSEDDTTFEGEFSEDWTLNGKGVLTMPNGDYIEGSFSGIWGTGLKMSGSYYKPSLYDSDKEKAHALKLGRLAVHSEEKWKAVFLECWNRLGCDSPGQGQTTAAWDNIAIALTANRRQQRDSPELLSRSHHKTLESLEFIPQHVGPVTLEVYHTIRRYLVKACDTPLHPLGRLVETLVSVYRMTFVGVGANRRLLPQAVNEIKSYLSRIFQLVRFLFPDLPEEGGSLADPPKEKSGSDTAGKPLESPKPGCVVSSSALLLPVLLPRLYPPLFTLYALEKEKEDDVYWECVLRLNKQPDLALLAFLGVQQKFWPVTVTVHGEKQQVLSSTKDACFASAVETLQQISTTFTPSDKLQVIQLTFEEITQEVLALLKQDFLWSMDDLFPVFLFVVLRARIRNLGSEVSLIEDLMDPCVQHGEHGIMFTTLKACYYQIQHEKIT, translated from the exons ATGGAGAAGCAGATAAG TTGTGGTGAGGAGGACGGCTCTGGAGAGAGAGGCCTTCTCCACACCTGGAGGGGATATTCTTACAGCACCACACCAGAGAGGGTGCTGCTTCCCCGGCCCGTGCTCCAGGCTGCCCTGGGAGCCAGACACGGTGTTCTTCTAGTAGAgg gAGGACAAGTCTACAGTTTTGGCGAGCTCCCCTGGAAACAGAACCAAACATCATCAGTAGTGACCGAGCCCATTTTGGAGGCTGTTCTTAACGAACAACGCGTTGTTTTTGTGGCTGCTGGCTCCGCCCACAGTGGAGTTGTGACAGAAGATGGAGGAGTGCACATGTGGGGAGAAAATGCTCATGGCCAGTGTGGCCTATCAGGACTTTCTGTCATACCTAACCCCAcccctgtgtgtgtgcttgactCGGAGGCCACACCCCCTCAGGCGGTGAAGATCCTGGAGGTGGCGTGTGGGGATCAGCACACTCTGGCTCTTTCAGCCGAGTATGAAGTTTGGGCGTGGGGAAGTGGGTGCCAGCTGGGCCTGAACACTTCAACGTTTCCTGTTTGGAAGCCCCAGAAGGTTAAGCACCTTGCTGGAAGGCACGTGTTGCAGGTGGCCTGTGGTGCTGCTCACAGCCTGGTTCTGGTGCGCTGTCTTCCCCCTCCACAAGAGCCTCGGAAACAAGACAAATGCG GTGTTGAGCTGGACAGCGGTGAGGCCAAGTCTGCATTAGAGGGCAGCCCAGATCAGAGCTCAAAGGGTAAGCAAGGCAAGAGCTCTCCTACAGAACCTGGCCCATCTATGCTAGCTCAGATCTCAAAATTACCCACCTCCAGCACCAGCCCTGAAATTGAAAGAACACCTGCCTCTGAACCCCAAAATCAGGTTCCAGCATCAGGCCAAGAACCTGTAGAACCAGCCGTAGAAAACTCGGCAGAGCCTGAAGCTCCAGCTGCAAATGGAGAGGTTTGTGTCGAGGCCTCAGAGACCAGCACCCTTGAGCTGGACAGCTGTAGAGCAATTGGGGGGAAGTCCTCCCCATATCCTGATGAGCAGGCAGTGAAGGCCTACCTTAAGAGACTTTCTGATCATGCCCTGGCAGAACACACCACCAAGACTCCCAGCACGCTTCATTCTGCTCAG CTCTCCAGTGACCATGCTGATTGTTTCACCTCTGACCCCTTGATCCCGGTCGCCCAGTCTGTGACTCCAATGGGCTCCGCGTTAAACAACTTGGTGGTGTCCTGTGCCTCTGCAGTGGGGGAACGTGTAGTGTCCACATATGAAGCTCTCTCTCTGAGAAAAGTGATTGGTTACTGG GTTCCGGGAGAGGGCCGTGAGCGAGTAGAGGAGAGACTCCGTCAGGAGGAGCCCATGCAGGGGAAGAAAAGCTCCAGCCTGGGGGACATCCGCGAGGAGGAGGCGGAGCTCTGCCGTCGCCTGTCCCTGCCTGGCCTCCTCTCTCAGGGTACACACGCTCTTCTTCTCTTACACCCAGTGTACCGTCTCC ATATTGCAGAGTTTGAGGTGAAGGAGTCTGCATCCAGCGCAACAACTGAAG TGTCTCCTCGTCTCTTGCGGCGAACGAGCCGCCCCCGTGCACGGGCCGTCCCGCTCGCTCCAGGAGGTATTCCTGAAGCCGATGCCCACCTGCCTTCTTTGCAGACAGAAGTTTGGAGCTGGGGCCGTGGCCCCGAAGGACAGCTCGGACATGGAGACCTCCTTTCCAG GCCGCAGCCTGCTTGTGTGAAGAGTCTGAATGGTAAAGAGGTGCTGAGAGTCGCTGCGGGTGCTCATCACTCTCTCGCTCTGACCGCCCAATCACAG gtgTTCTCCTGGGGCTGTAACACTTCTGGACAGCTGGGACACATGGAATCCCCCACCACCCTTCCTCACTTAACCAAG CTGTCAGATGGGATTCGTGTATGGGACATCGGGGCGGGGCAACAACACACTCTCTTATTGGCTGATGGAGATTGTATCCAGCCAATCCTGTACTACAGTGGCCAGCAGGTGAAAGGAGTGATGGAGAAAacggaggaagaggagcagacAGGAGAGTACACACAGCAACCGGTGCTGCTGCCTTTTTGTATGAAT TTGGGCTATGTAAGCAGTGTGTGCGCAGGAGGACAGACTTGCGCGGCGCTGACGGATCGTAATGTAATGGGTTTTATTGCCAGTCTGCATGAGCTGGCGGCCGCAGAGAGGAAATATTACTGCAAACTGAGCAATATCAATAGTCTTCTGCTCCAGCCGCTGCTCAAACTGG ATTCCCTAAGCGCCGGCCTCGGTCAGTCCTCTGCGGGACTTCTGCAGAATCTGATTGGACGATTGGGCCGGCTGTCTCAGCTCACGGGTCAAAACTCAGCCTCTCTAACCTCCTTCCTGCGGCGTTCACGAGATGTTCGGGGTCTTGTTATTCTTGATGATGCACATCTGTTTCTGGACACATATTCAGA GTACTGTTCTGCAGTTGGTGATCTCTTAGTCATGGGGGGATTTCAAGTCCTTGTCAAACCTTGTCA CGACGTGTTTGGCAAAGGGGCAGAGGTTGTTCAGAAGTTGTCTGAATGTCCTGAAGAAGGTTTGCCGTTAGCAGATGTTCTGGCTCATCTCTTTTATCTGCCCATAAAACACCTGCATGAGTATGCACGACTGCTGCTCAAACTGGCTACCTGCTACGAGGTG AGTTCTGTGGATTATCAGAAGCTGCAAGACGCCTGCTCAAAATACGAATCCATGGCTCTTCAcctgaagaggaggaggaaggaagCCGAGTACACGCTCCACTTCTGGAAGAGCTTTCCTGGAAAGATGACC GACTCTCTTCGTAAACCGTCTCGTCGTCTGATCTGTGAGAGCAGTAATAAGGCTTTGACTCTTCAGAACGCCGGCCGTTTTTCTGTCAACTGGTTCATCCTTTTCAACGACGCCCTGGTTCACGCACAG GGCATGGTCCCCTATAAGAGTCTT TTTTCCACTCATCACGTCTTCCCATTGGCTACATTGTGGGTGGAGCCTATTTCTGAGGAGAACACAGGCCT GTATGGTTTAAAAGTGACTTCACCTGAAGAGAGTTTCACTCTACTGGCTTCGTCCCCAGCTGAGAAG GCAAAGTGGCTGCGTTCTATAAACCAAGCTGTGGAGCAGGCACTTAGCGGACTGGGGCATGATGGGATACCTCCTTCTACAGGAGTAACGCAAAGAGCAGATCCGCCCATTTCAAGGACGGCATCGTACACATTCTATAAAGACAGTCGGCTGAAGGAGGCCACGTATGAGGGCCGCTGGGTCTCAGGGAAACCTCATGGCCG GGGTGTGGTCAAGTGGCCCGATGGACGAATGTATACAGGGACATTCAAGAACGGCCTTGAAGATGG ATTTGGAGATTATGTTGTACCTAACAAGAACCTGAACAGCTGTGATCATTACCAAGGGCAGTGGAAGGACGGCAAGATGCACGGCTTTGGaacattcag aTATGCCTCTGGTGAAATATATGAGGGCTCGTTTCAAGACAACATGCGTCATGGACACGGGATGCTGCGCAGCGGGAAGCTGAACTCCACCTCCCCCAGTGTCTTCATCGGCCAGTGGCAGTATGACAAAAAATCTGGCTATGGAGTTTTTGATGATATCACAAG AGGGGAGAAGTACATGGGCATGTGGCTGGACGATCAGCGGCAGGGGAACGGAGTTGTTGTTACACAGTTCGGCCTGTACTATGAAGGCgctttcaacaacaacaaaatgatg GGAATGGGGGTGCTACTCTCTGAAGACGACACTACGTTTGAAGGGGAGTTTTCAGAGGACTGGACCCTAAATGGAAAG GGCGTGTTGACCATGCCGAACGGAGACTACATTGAGGGCTCTTTTAGTGGGATTTGGGGAACCGGTCTAAAGATGTCAGGTTCCTACTATAAACCCAGCCTCTACGACTCTGACAAGGAGAAGGCTCATGCACT TAAGCTGGGCAGGTTAGCCGTTCACTCCGAAGAGAAGTGGAAGGCTGTGTTTTTGGAGTGCTGGAACAGGCTTGGTTGTGATTCTCCAGGACAGGGACAAACCACTGCAGCATGGGATAACATAGCCATAGCGCTCACTGCTAACAGGAGACAGCAGAGAGACAG tcCAGAGTTGCTGAGTCGCTCTCATCACAAAACGCTGGAGAGTCTCGAGTTTATTCCTCAGCATGTTGGTCCTGTGACGTTAGAAGTCTATCACACAATCCGTCGGTACCTTGTCAAG GCATGTGATACCCCACTGCATCCTCTGGGTCGGCTGGTGGAGACATTGGTTTCGGTGTACCGTATGACGTTTGTTGGAGTTGGGGCCAATCGCAGATTACTGCCTCAGGCTGTCAATGAGATCAAGTCCTATCTCAGCCGCATCTTCCAGCTTGTCCG atTCCTCTTTCCTGATCTGCCAGAGGAAGGAGGTTCACTGGCAGACCCTCCAAAAGAGAAAAGCGGCTCAGACACTGCTGGGAAGCCGCTGGAGTCTCCTAAACCTGG gtgtGTGGTCAGCAGCTCTGCTCTCCTCCTGCCGGTGCTGCTGCCCCGTCTCTATCCTCCTCTCTTTACTCTTTATGCTctagagaaagagaaggaggaTGATGTGTACTGGGAGTGTGTGCTCCGACTCAACAAACAGCCAGACCTGGCGCTGCTCGCCTTCCTCGGGGTGCAACA GAAATTCTGGCCTGTGACTGTTACAGTACATGGGGAAAAACAACAG GTTCTCTCAAGCACTAAGGATGCGTGTTTTGCTTCGGCAGTTGAGACTTTACAGCAAATAAG CACAACTTTCACCCCCTCAGACAAGCTTCAAGTCATCCAGCTGACCTTCGAGGAGATTACCCAGGAAGTACTTGCACTTCTGAAACAGGATTTCTTGTGGTCTATGGATGACCTGTTTCCTGTCTTCCTCTTTGTTGTTCTGCGTGCACG GATAAGGAAtctggggtcagaggtcagcctcaTTGAGGACCTAATGGATCCATGTGTACAACATGGAGAGCATGGCATCATGTTCACCACACTCAAG GCATGCTACTATCAAATCCAGCATGAGAAGATCACGTAA